In the Euphorbia lathyris chromosome 5, ddEupLath1.1, whole genome shotgun sequence genome, one interval contains:
- the LOC136228846 gene encoding uncharacterized protein: MNTRVRTALQAMKAPSKEKMDTGSSRGMRPQKSTVNRRRLNRERKLILLQDVDKLKKKLRHEENVHRALERAFTRPLGALPRLPPYLPPYTLELLAEVAVLEEEVVRLEEQIVNFRQGLYQEAVYISSKKNVESTNDSIDQHSPVTKPKHARSKSLSQNEFNSTTTFAAKNQPCLSRSASTRKLTSSDPIYNRSPHSSSRPVHGKQASCRPNSSSFVVDDARGKENKLCPNSVKDKQSPDKRTPKTTTPVKKILNKNESDHKLFVPLKLECRLADQEATQESCSGYDKVSETNIPPNKLSEEVLRCLSSIFIRVSTFKDKAAELRTEVCDPYGISALSGTKDVGPYKHLCAIETSSIDLNRITNALFLIHRLKFLLGKLASVNLGALTHQQKLAFWINTYNSCIINAILEHGMPKSPEMVVALMQKATITVGGQTLNAITIEHFILRLPYHLKFTCPKDAKNDEMKARSIFGLEFSEPLVTFALSCGSWSSPAVRVYTAEGVEEELEAAKREYLQATVGISKRSKMMIIPKLLDWYMLDFAKDIESLVDWVCLQLPDEVRKEAVKCVEKEGVLKLVEVMPYDFSFRLLLQP, encoded by the exons ATGAACACTAGAGTCCGTACAGCTCTTCAGGCAATGAAAGCTCCTTCTAAA GAGAAGATGGATACTGGAAGTAGCAGAGGAATGAGACCTCAGAAATCCACAGTGAATCGGCGTCGTTTAAACAGGGAAAGGAAGTTGATCTTACTACAAGAT GTTGATAAGCTAAAGAAGAAGCTCAGACATGAAGAGAATGTTCATAGAGCTTTGGAGAGAGCTTTTACTAGGCCTTTAGGAGCTCTCCCTCGCTTGCCTCCTTATCTTCCTCCTTAT ACATTAGAGCTTCTAGCTGAAGTAGCTGTTTTAGAGGAAGAAGTTGTTCGCCTAGAAGAGCAAATTGTCAATTTCAGACAAGGATTGTATCAGGAAGCTGTTTATATCTCTTCCAAGAAGAATGTGGAGAGTACTAATGATTCAATTGATCAACATTCTCCGGTTACAAAGCCGAAACATGCTAGATCAAAGTCACTTTCACAAAATGAGTTCAATTCAACTACTACATTTGCAGCCAAGAATCAACCTTGTCTTTCTAGGAGTGCATCTACCCGAAAGTTAACGTCTTCTGATCCTATTTACAACCGATCACCGCATAGTTCTAGTCGTCCAGTGCACGGGAAACAAGCTTCGTGTAGACCCAATTCGTCTTCATTCGTTGTGGATGATGCACGAGGAAAGGAGAACAAGTTGTGTCCTAATTCGGTGAAGGATAAGCAATCTCCGGACAAGAGAACCCCGAAAACTACAACTCCAGTGAAGAAAATACTAAACAAGAACGAATCTGATCACAAGTTATTCGTTCCGTTGAAG TTAGAATGCAGATTAGCAGACCAGGAAGCAACACAAGAAAGCTGTTCCGGGTATGATAAAGTATCGGAGACTAACATTCCACCGAATAAGCTCTCTGAGGAGGTACTGAGGTGTTTGTCCAGCATTTTCATTCGGGTGAGCACATTCAAGGACAAAGCAGCAGAACTAAGAACTGAGGTTTGTGATCCTTATGGTATCTCCGCGCTGTCCGGAACCAAAGATGTTGGTCCTTACAAGCATCTTTGTGCTATTGAAACTAGCTCTATCGATCTTAATCGTATAACGAATGCCTTGTTTTTGATCCATAGACTAAA GTTCCTACTTGGAAAACTTGCCTCTGTCAATTTAGGGGCTCTTACTCATCAGCAGAAACTTGCTTTCTGGATAAATACTTACAATTCATGCATAATAAAT GCAATTTTGGAGCATGGAATGCCCAAGTCTCCTGAAATGGTTGTAGCACTAATGCAAAAG GCAACAATAACTGTAGGAGGACAGACTCTCAACGCGATTACCATCGAGCATTTCATCTTGAGACTTCCTTATCACTTAAAATTT ACGTGTCCAAAAGACGCGAAAAACGATGAGATGAAAGCAAGAAGCATTTTCGGGCTGGAGTTTTCGGAACCATTGGTTACATTTGCACTCTCATGTGGAAGCTGGTCATCCCCTGCA GTAAGAGTGTACACGGCGGAAGGGGTTGAAGAGGAATTAGAAGCAGCAAAGAGAGAGTATTTACAAGCAACAGTTGGGATATCAAAGAGAAGCAAAATGATGATAATACCAAAGCTGTTAGATTGGTATATGTTAGATTTTGCAAAGGATATAGAATCATTGGTTGATTGGGTGTGTTTGCAGTTACCAGATGAAGTGAGAAAAGAAGCAGTGAAATGTGTTGAAAAAGAAGGTGTTTTAAAGCTAGTAGAAGTAATGCCATATGATTTTAGTTTTAGATTGCTTTTACAGCCTTAG